tcagtcactttttttttcgtatttatcaaaaatttgtttaatgggataacagaaaaaaaccaaaaaaaaaacttgcaagtAAAAACATagcaaacaaaatattgtttctcttgtccaTTGTTAATGTGAAATGTTGATTGGTCTTTACACCTTTTGGTTTattttgaaattacagaaattaaaagaagaagaaaaaaagcaactgGAACAAGAATTTCAGGACAAAATGGTGATGTTGttaaggaaaaaagagaaatctTTGAAGCAAGATTTGAAGATCAAAAGAGTTGCCCTGGAGCAAAAGGAGAAAACTGAGAAAGAACTTCTTAATAAGTGCAATTCTGACAAGGCCACTATTGACGAATTAATTAAGTCTAAGGAAGAATTGAAACTGATAATTGATAATAAAGATGCTGAACGATGCTTACTGGAGAGTCAGTTGCAGGAAGCAAAATTGGataatttgaaagagaaagatgTTGTATTGAAAACTCGTGAAGAGGTCTTGACTAAATTTTCTGAGATGTTAGAAATGGAGCTACAGTGTAGCATTTGTAATGAACTGTTTGTGCAGGTATGGTGATTTATAAGTAgtttacattaatttttctatatttgtgttgttaagatagtttcttttatttcttgacTCGTctcggtcattggactgcagccgttTTGGGTCCCACCTTgagttttagttgagcaaatcaaccttaatattttttaaagtctggttcttattctattagtctctttctggaaaactgctaagttacagagacataaataaacTAGTTGTGGTTGTGAAGTTATGATgggaaacaaacatagacacacacgtgtatagtGGCAATCCTTCCCAACTGACCAACAACCATGGATCAACATTACAGTTGtgaaatgttacttattttgtttcttaGACAAAACTCTTACAACccaaattatttctgttttcttgacGAGAAACAAAGATTTCATCTCGCTCCTATTGTTGAAGTTGTTAGTCCTAGAAAATATCTTTATAAAAGCACACTGGACTAActgcactcatcatcatcatttaacgtctgctttccatgctagcatgggttggatgatttgagtgaggactggtgaaccagatggctacaccaggctccagtctgatcttgcagagtttctacagctggatgcccttcctaacgccaaccactccgagagtgtagtgggtgcttttacgtgcactatactgataatataatatattttagtatattagTTATTTGTGccatttactaatttatttaaattctaatgACATTTCTTAAGCTTCCAAAATGAATGCAAGAGATGTCACCTGCAAGCCACTTGCCTAGGAGGACATTAACTGAACAAGAAGAGGCAAAGAGTAGAGGAAATTCTTTAGTTCTGTCACAAACTTTCATACCAGTGGCACAGTAAAAGGTACCCAGTTTACATTGTGAAACCATAGGTGGTGGAGAGCAGTTTTAACTGGTTCTCTCTGTTAATGTGTATCAGATGAAAGACTGCTACAAGCTGTGATATGCCATGACCTATCCAGCTTTTTGCTAAGATGGTAAAATGGATATAACATGAAGTTTTGTATTGAGTTGTATCATATCCTGTCTGGGATCAGCTATTGTGTGAACATATTACAACAGGAATgttaattcattaaattaatgTCTGTCATTTCTTGTTCTGTTTCAGGCCACTACACTGAATTGCTCACATACATTTTGTttctattgtatacatatgtggatgAATAAGAAGAATGACTGTCCAGTTTGTCGTACTTCTATTAAGTCCCAGGCAAAAGCCCTTGTGGTAGACTCTTATATTGATAAAATGACTGCTTTCTTCAGtccagaaatgaaagaaaagagagctCAATATGTTAAGGAAAGAAAAGGTATAGTTAAATCTTTGCTCATTTCCtaattgttatttaatatattaatttcttggcatcatatacttttcttttgtatttgacaCTCATATTTTTACTGCTATACTCCTTGCTTTTGCATAGAGAAAGCAGCCTTTTGTTGACAATTGTACATTGAACTTCTTTCACCCATTTTTTACTCTTGATATAGTAATTttagttaaggtggtgagctggcagaaactttagcgtgccgtgcgaaatgcttagtggtatttcgtttgtctttacgttctgagttcaaattccgccgaggtcaactttgcctttcatccttttggggtcgataaattaagtaccagttacgtactggggtcgatttaatcgactgggcccctttccataaaatttcgagccttgtgcttagagcagaaaagGATATAATAATTTTAGCTGTAACTTTAGCACCCAAGAAACAGAAACCATCAACTATGTATTGTAAAGTTTCTGAGCATTCCATGGGCTTGATTTTTATGGGCTGGCTCTACTAATAACTATTCTTGTAGATCTAATACATTTCAGATCTTACTTTTTCTGTCAGCCTGCCTGATCCAATAACCTATTTTGGTTAAATATTACTTACTGAGTTCACAAGATTGAATTTTTACTTACTCTCTTTTTAGCTTGGAACTCTTGCAATTTCTAGCGAGAATCATGGAATTTGTGATTTCATCTCTTAATACAAACCTAAACTACAACTTATCCAAACTTGTCCTATCACTTCTTTGGGTTTCATGTTTTGCTCGATCAGTTTAAAACCTTTTGTAATTATGATCGCCTCAACTGAACTTGTTTGTTCTTGCTCAGACATCAAACCCTACCTGTTTAATTAAGCAAATAATTTGTATAAAGTATAGTTTGTAGCTTTCAGCATCTCTCAATTATCCATCTTCTGTGTCCTTGCCTATGCAAATCTCTATACATAGTCTCATGTGTCGGGTCTATACCCCTTGCACTTCTCATTCTGCATCTTCATAACACCCGCGTGCTTTTCTTTTGTATTGACACAGTTACGTCATGATTCATACAAAGTAAACTATTTGGTCCACAAATCAGCAGACCTTCCTAACTAAACCGTGTCTTCCTTCAAATAACATTGATATTGGTTCTAGTTACATCTTCTCCATTTACTGGTATGTTGCTTAGCTCCCTCTTACAACCTACTCTATTACATTATACCATTGGCTGCAGTTCTGCTCTATCTTCATTACTAGTAAATGGTTTGAAGCCATGATCTCTCTTATTATTTAGATAGATGTCATCTTTTATTGCTTTAAAACATTTGGAGTAGTTTCTGAATGGAACAAAATAACTGGATTAATTATAAACCACTTATTATAATTGAATTGAAGTGTTGGGCTGACAGGATTGAATCATTTGTCTCGTGGAATTAAAATGTTGGTTCCATAaggcttttcttttattattactaaggcatctgttttttgttttttataattgtTAGCTCTCAAAGTACCGCaaccaaagacaaagaaaaggagACACGCTGAACACCAAGAACATGTATTTCATCATGAAACAATACAAGGTGAAATTCATAATTTCTTAGCAGCCTTAACTGGAGATGATCTTTCAGACAGCTATTATGAGGACTATGAAGATGATTATGGAAGAATGTATTATGTTTGGTAAACCCTGtgagtttttttcatttatttcttccctACCCAGATTGCTGTTCAGTACTATAAGTTTGCAAGACTTAATTTGGTTACTTTGCCTTTTAACTTTGTATCCTGGACAAAGGTATTTAATTGTAATGGTTGTAAATAGCAAATATGGGTTGCAGGTTGATGAGTGTTTCACCCCAGCCAGTTCATGAAATAATCTCATAGACTGAGATATGGCAACAAGAAGGCCGTGTATCTTTTCACTTAAATCAAAGCCATTGAAGCACTCAGCATTTCAAGATGACACCTATGTATCCTGGTTCAGGATGTTCATCAGTGTTGGCATAATCAGTATGTCTACAAGTTATCTTCTAAGCACCACATTTGACATTTCCCTCCATGGGCTTGTGGAGAACAGTGTCTTGGAGTGATGATGCATGCTGTAGCCAGTAAGTATTCTGACTTGATAGCTTCCATTAATTTCTCTTGGGTACCAGTTAGTGCCTATGCTTGTCCCATACAGAAGGATGGCTTTATTAGTGACGAAAAAGTCACACTTAGTCTTcctgttgggaagcaagtttctcaatcATGCACATGATGGCAATATATCTAACTGCTGTTTGTTGTGAATATAGTATATTTACTTCAGTATTCATTTAATAAAGGATTGTTTGCTATTTGTTGCAATGTATGTAAATCTCATTGTGATAATATTGACTTAAAGATCCATATTCTTTCTACTTTTTAGGTAAATTCGAAAGCAAAACAAATTGTCATCACGTTTAGAGAAATTTATTTACAGCATCTGGATTTGAAGAGATTAAATCCTTTCCCTGTTTGTGAAATATTGCTAACCAGATGCATTTTCAATTTTAACCAAACAAAGCAAATAGTGAGAAATTGGGAACCAGCcatttcaaaaatatacatacggtttcttcaataaaattcaaattttttttttttttttttttaaatactttcattttaaattatattttgaaattaaaatcctGTTTGTTACATATTCATCTGAGatgaatattgttatatataaaatatttctgttatgttATATGTATCGAATACTATGTAAGGCTAAGCGAAAATTGTGCTTccatttctgtaatttattaaaacaaaagcagggtTTGAATAATTACATCATTTTTCAGTATAGCCGCCTTGCTTTTTGATTCACCTCTTGCAAGAGCCCACAAGCTTGCTTATTCCATTGGAGAAGGTTTTTGTCTGgtcacacaaccatttatgtaCTTCGTCCATATCAAAATCAACACCCTTGTAAAGGATGTTTGAATGTTCCAAGAAGTGATTGCTGAAAAGGGCAAGATCTGCACTGTATGCTAGATTGTTCCAGCAACTTGAAACCCACTTTTTCAATGGTTTCGATAATATACCTCACCATTTGGTGCCaattgctggtttcagtttgttggccagtaTTTTACTGGAGCCTACACTGGTGATTGTAAACCCTTTTTTTTCGAgatgttttttattgttgtacCCCAAAATAGCATTgctttttcttgaatttttttttttattgttttactggcAACTCCAGACTCTACCTTGTGGATTACTGATCCAGGTCTCCTGACTTTTCTCTCCAAAAATGTTTCACCTTCATTGTTGTAGAGGTTAAGCATTTACATATCCCCCACGATTGCACTTCAATAAGCTCTTGGCACCCAGTAGAAATGAAGCTTGCCCTAGCTTTCACATCCAGAACCACGATTAATTTGTAGCGAACACAGCACCTCATTGATGGTTACTCAGTTCACTAGAACCATCTGGTAGATGTTAGGGGGTGTTCTGCTTCATACTTGTGcagctattttttaaaaaacttttcgaTCTGCTCATCTGTGTCAATCTCTCAAAGTGAAAGGAGACTCAGGAAgccatgggatgaagtactgaaggatgatCTTTGACTGAGATGcttggcaccttgctgtactcaaggctcatcctccacagcagaagtgctAAGACTGCTCTCCTTGGCAAAGAGAATTAGCCTGCAAGAGTTCTGAGTTGGTGCCACATTAGAAGCACCcagcatacactgtaaagtggttggcctgAGGAAGGGCATTCACCCGTAGAAACCTGCTGCAACTGTGGTAAAATTgcccaacccacgccagcatggaaaacggacattaaatgattatatatataaagtactggTTCAACAGCATTATTTCTTAGGAAATTATCTTCATTCCACTTGTCCTTAGACACTGTTTTCACAATCCCATCAGATGGTTTTCTAGATCAATGAGACACCAGGCCAATTACTACTGCATATCAAAGGTATCTCCTGGGGCACTATCCATTTAGATTAATCTGTCATTATGCATCTTAACTATTAGCATGCCAAAGCCCATACAAATAATTTAAAAGGTAGTTATCCAGCTTAATACTTTATCTCCAAGCTATTgccttttatttttacaaatcaaAATCTGTGGTTCATAACTGATGGATAACAACTCTTGTATTGGAAGGTTATATTGGTAGGCTGACTTATAGCCACTGTTGAAAGTATGAAGACATGTTTGTTAAACAGGTTCCTAGAGACCATATTGTCCAGTGAAATCCCGACCTTGAAGCCAGTAAGCCTGgtattttagttttcttccagTATATGTGGTGATCAGACCACTGAGTGTTCACACACCAAtggagggaggaaaaaaaaactgcatgtTCAGTCTCAATTGGGTTATGCAAGCACTTTATAGGATAGTAGACCAGTAATTTAACTGTCATACCTATTTTTCCGTATTTGGATTTTGTGTATTAGCTGACGACGTACCTCACAGAATCAAAATTATCCTGGTATGCTTTGAGACAAAAGTACTAGGGTTGTCAAGAAACAGTGCTTTGTGCATCTATTGGTGCAATGCAACTAATTTGCCAATTCAAACAACTGCATTTAGATTAATCTTACACAGGTGAGGTGAACCCAATTTGAAGTCCAGCATTACAATTAATTTGCCTACATTCCTTATCTTTGGACTCAAAAATGATACCAAGTCCAGTGTTCAGGCAATGTTGGTTGGCTAACAAGATTGATGTACACAtcattaaaagaaacacacacttGAGACAATACTGCAGTTGATATTGATTAATCCCAACAATTAATCTCCAGGACAAAGAGTCAGTCCTGGATTCCACTTTCAATTTTTTCTTAGAACACAGGATGTTTAGTACCACCACTGCATTCTTTAAAGATTTGTTTGTGATATACTGCTGAAAACAACGCCTCTGGGCCCTCAAGTCAAACGTAATTgtctcaaataaaaaaaaaacaaacaaacaaatatatatattacaatgtaatTTATTGACTCTTAAGCCAGTTGAATGATGTTTCTTAACAGGCCTCAGGACATGTTTGCATTAACCATTAGTCAagctgaaaaagagaaagatattttttatatatatataatagtaatattagggataaaatccaaaattacaggtaaaaactcaattaaaatcaatttattaaaattaaattaagtttcacagtataaaatatatagtattagggaaaagaaccaaggttcatgaactcatcgatgaaaatccagtcacatatagaaaaaatttataattaaaagtacaataaatacgtataatagaatacaaattaaatataagaccaagatatatatatatataaaaataaaaaacaaaagcaagagtaTTCCAGGATACGACAGTTTGAAACATTCTCGACGGCTCGATCTATTTTGGCTTTTGCACATATACTAGAAATTTGCCTATATTCCTTACTCTTTCGGCCCAAACTGTATTAATTCGGTTCCATACTTCCCTTTATTGGATTTCATTTGTCTAACAGTAGTTAGACCTGTTGAAACCCGAATCTTCTGTGCTCAAAACTGACCAAATCGTCAAGTAATGTTTCGAACCGATATCTCAATATCAAATTTAGCGACATAAATACTGGTACCTTCTTAAATCCAATGTCATTGGAATATTCTCGGAAACATCTTCGGCACATGAAGAGACTGTATTTCCTTATGACACCGTGAGTGTTGGCACAGACTCGActgatggaagaaaaaaaaaaagagggggaaaatacaaagtttataataataaaaccataacGATAAAGACAAATggttgtttacatatataagcattcGTTACAAAAtgaggcggaggtaaagaatactcacaccacccgttttcggttAACAAAAACCCCAAACCCAATCAcaagatgtatttttttttaccatcgaCCAAAACGAAAGGGACCACAAAGAAAATATGCAACATTCAGCCACTTCAACTCCCAAATTATCATTATACACGATTAAGATTAATAAAGCTGAGTTAATTACCATTTTATGGTATATTCTATTATAGATACTAAATATCACACCTTAGAATCTTCGTATTTATTCAGGTATTTCATATGAGCCAAAGAAGGCGCCCCTTAAACTgactcaaatatataatatacattaaagTGAAAATACAATCGAAAAATACTCAATTTCGTCAACAAATATACCGGAAGATATGCTATATACACACGTCTTGCATTATAGTTGGTAGAGGGTgcgatttgactgctgtttctagcagggcAAGCGATCACTTAGAGTAGCATCTTATTTAGATCGTGAACACAGTAGGAAGTAATATGCGATTAAAGAATGGTCGCAAAAAACGGAAAAGGGCATTCTTGATCTTAATGGATATACTTGAATTGAAGAGTTAAAACACTACGAATTATACGGCCATGGCAAACACTAACAACATGGCGACCACATCTTCTCAAGGTGGGAGAAATAGGAACATCGATAATAAACCATCTATAGTAATTTATATCTGATTATTAGTTTCATCTTCAAAACATATTAGGGagtacagaataaataaataaataaataaacatacaattcGTATAATTTTATCAATGGCAGTGAAAACTATGAACACACGTGTCTGGAAGAATATCGTGCGATTCGGACTACGGAAATGTGTTACTATTTCATcatttaaaataaagtattatctTTGGAAATTACCATTTACCTTGGTACCtttattaaatgttattgtttagctccaaaccagctgtgaccatcccatttaagGTGGTATGATGTGGTttaaagattttgctgctatttctagcagatggcgCTTTCGTCTTGAAGCTGCCTCTTAAATTCGACTCCGCACATGTGTGATGATAGTTGTATGATAACTCGTGGAtcgtataaaaaaatatatatatatagagagagagagagagagaagaaaggtgtCTTACCATTGTCGTGATCCTGGTCCAAATCGTCTGGGATGAGAAAACCAAAGAGTTGTATGacccatttttaaatatttaagagaTATGCACGAACAACGTACGTCTGGTGCGAGTGTTCAACATAAAagggagggaagaaagagagagttccatttatatatgaatCCATCCCATAATTATGCGTGGCTACattaaagggagataatcttCGAGATTGTCGAATTTTTTACTTCCAATTATGAATAGcagaaaatttatagaaaaaaaccaaaaaaactaaGATAAAATGTTATAAAGTTGGTTTTTCTCAGTTAAAGATATATTGTCTGAAATATTATGAAATCTTAAATGCTCCATTGGACTCAACTAAGCATAGTTTTCAAATGATCCTTAGAGCTATCTAACATCAACTGatgtatcatcttcatcaccatcatcgtcgtttaacgtccgctttccatgcctgcatgggttaaacggtttgactgaaggctgacaagccaggctccaatctgatctggcaaagtttc
This genomic interval from Octopus bimaculoides isolate UCB-OBI-ISO-001 chromosome 4, ASM119413v2, whole genome shotgun sequence contains the following:
- the LOC106880163 gene encoding E3 ubiquitin-protein ligase RNF8, with product MALQYFLENVNHPEKSILLNEDTIKIGRSQDLPVCLLSVWISKHHATIKRNEENWTIIDENSLNGVFVNKKRIQVFEQHVIKTGDLIQIGNSKDEPFCYKLQATLVKHKPHKSDFLAVKRHKPEMPVINNSPKNHLKFLNKPVDKKVPSSPLLVTCSESNSSDNDNKNINDNEIPCSLEAMGSPMSENGATSDYEIKLKELEERLQMKEAALKLEKEKSDSQAKAIAKLEAKRKQVEFELQKTQKLKEEEKKQLEQEFQDKMVMLLRKKEKSLKQDLKIKRVALEQKEKTEKELLNKCNSDKATIDELIKSKEELKLIIDNKDAERCLLESQLQEAKLDNLKEKDVVLKTREEVLTKFSEMLEMELQCSICNELFVQATTLNCSHTFCFYCIHMWMNKKNDCPVCRTSIKSQAKALVVDSYIDKMTAFFSPEMKEKRAQYVKERKALKVPQPKTKKRRHAEHQEHVFHHETIQGEIHNFLAALTGDDLSDSYYEDYEDDYGRMYYVW